The genomic interval CTACCTTCTCCATAACTACTCCATCTATTTCATTCTCCAGCCTTCTCTTATAGTCTTTATACATAAACTCTGTAATAACCAAAATCGAGAAGAAGATAATAAGAACATTTTCTagcttttttttccttcacaaAGAAAATTTTAGGCTCATCTCTGTGatttaaattctcaaataattgagatatactaaaaaaagtaaaaatacagATGGGTTAACAGATAAGAGTGTTGTACCAATAATATTTACTTTCGTAACTAGCTAGGgatttgtaaaattttcacttGCATTAGATAGAGGAGGCAGATGGGTAAAGGTTCCTTCAATAGTTATGAACCCCAGTCTCTAAGAAACACACACAGACCCATATGTATGTAATGTACGGTGGAGATCTGTGTCTGGCTTGGCTTTAATGTTTGATGCTACATTTTCTGGGAAATGAATGAGAGATGGGATGGGTTCATAAGTTCATTGATGGATGATTTTTCCTgtgatttcgttttgcttGTTAAATAGAACAAGTATGCGATGAAGAAAGCATGTTTCTTTTTATGGTAATTGTGGGGATTTTATATCATTCAAACATTTTCTGACTCTCCACCCCAATACCCATGCCTATCACTCACTCTACCGCCAAGAATTTGGTGAAAATGAAAGCCCTCCCACGCCTTCTACAATAAATATGCAATGGCCCTAAAAATTCTATTCAACTATTTAATTGGGGCTTTCATTTTATACATTACGAATTTTGAATGTGATGTTATGTTGAAAAAGAATCTGTTCTTCGTAAGAattgtaataaaaaaatttccaTACTTCCCAAGTTTGATTCCATGTGCATTTTGATGATACAATATATCTAAATCAATCCCAAGATcaaaccagaaaaaaaaaaaacaattgctGGCATTCTTCTAATCATAATGGCATGATATATCCGAAGTCAGCATTAGTCCATTGGAATAAGCAATaacagaaagaaagaaaattagatgaaaaggGTTAAGAGAAAGGGTAGTGGGTTAAGAGAAAGGGTAGTGGATCAAGAATTGGCAGATTCTGGGGGATGGGACATCTTAGCCTCTTAGGCAGCGAGAACTATTTATTACAAGAGAACGGCTACAGCAGCCTCCTCCTCTATCTAGCACTACACAAATTACAGTCTAGTTTTGGTACTCCCAGCTAGCTATGCCTTTTGTGACACACATTGACATGTCAAATCTTCTTTGTTTACCTTCTTCCATTGCGACTTCATAGTTATTCAACCACTTTTAACCCTAGTTGAATTAGTGGACATTGCATTGTTATTAAACAATTAAACTCGGGACTTTAGAGAATTAAAGCACAGAGGGTTTTGCAACTTTTGCATTTTAGGCCACCACCGTCTTTATAAGGCAAACTCTAAAATTTTCATGTAAAAGATCTCAACTTTACAGGCCTATGAGAAGCTTGCCCGATAGAATGCCATCAAAACCAAATCCAGAATTAGCCCAGTTCCTCATATCTTATTAATAAGTCTGGCCCATTTCATGGGATATTCTTCAGTTCAGCCTGTCCATAAGGCTCTACTGCTTTACTCATCAGTAGCAGACAGTAAGTTGTGATAACCTCAGTGGCAGATCAAAGTTCAACCTAATATATATTCCCACTCTAAAAAATGTATGAGGATTCAAAACACTACTCAAGCACAGCACACAACAAATGTGATTCTGTGACTTATATACCTAATATTTGTAAGAATGCAACAAAGCAAAAGATCCACTTTCATAAGCCACCTTCTCAGTCAAATTATATGGAATACAAAGAATGACTACGAACACATTAGTTGACAGTCTGTTAACAGTCAACCAAAGAGTGCACGAAAGCAGATTCTTACAGAGTAAACCTATTCTCTTAGCTTTGCATACGGCTTCTTAAGTATGAGAACAGCTGATGTCGGAATCAGTATCCACCACGGCCATTCAATAACCGATATCATCACCATCTTCGGACTAGAGATGTGAGCAACTGTAGCAATAAAAAAGAGTCGTTGATTAGAAAAGTATGACAGAACagtttttaagaaaatatcCAAAGAGTGATAAAAGAACTACAAGACAGGTTCATTTTGATTGGTTTCACTTAGCATACTCATTTAAGTTGAAGTCTGGTTCAAGTACATGTAtctataaagtataaacaGAACATAAGATTATATTTAAATTACAAAGCACAGGTTATACACTACTGAGACAATACTGAAATTTTCATGCTAAAGGTTTATCATAACTTAATTGCTTCTACGTATCCTCCACGATTACAGAAGATCAATTGAGGGGTTAAAAAGATTACAGGTGCCAATTTCAACTACACTAATCTCTAGGTCGTAAAATTTTACTCATCAACAATGATCAAAACTTGAATAGTAAGTTCTGAAATATCAACTCAAAATTTTCCCATGCAGTGTTACACTAAAGACTTATCCTACGATGAGCAGCTACCTCAAACAACCATTCAAATACAGAATAGTATCGTACCTCAAATAATTCGAACGGACTACCGCGACGATATACATCACTCTTCTTGCTCTTATCATCAGGAAGGAGTTTATACAATAACGTCCTCCATCCCAAAAGTAGAACAGCAGTGCTCCCCATTGACACCAGCACAAAGCTAATCGAGGGAATGCGACCTGCTGTAGATGCCCTAATGACTATCCCGAGCTGCCAAAAAGCAAAAAGGAAGTTCAAGTTTCAGCGTCCTAAACAAAACGTGCACAAAATACACAAAGCTATACAAAATGAAATCCAGATGTAGGATACAAAATGATGAAACTTACAGGAATTCCAAGGGCCCATGACTTAGCAGAAGCAGCAACAGCCTTGGACAGACCATTCTCCCCACGACCGTCTTCCCCAAAGCCCCCGAGGAAATAAGCACTCAGAAACCAACCTGCTCAACCGCATTTCCCATTTTCCATCAACATGACAAACATTTTCGCATTCGAAACTTGGGAAACAAGCTACAATGGAGAACAGTACCAGCAATAAAAGGGTCAGCCGTGCGTAGGGTTTCAAAGTCGAAAACAGGGAAGCCGTGACTGAATCTCCCAATAGCAGCAAACGTCAGCAAAGCCAGAACATCTCCACCGGCGAGCAACCCCACCTTACTGAATCACAGCATTCccataattaataaaaatcaaCACAAAATTTCAAGAAAACTAGGGTTTTTCTGAATTGATATGAATACGTTTACCCCCATTTTCTGATACGAGCAGAGGAGGAGGGCTTGTCGAACTGAATGACACCTTCCAAGGGCATACTCTCGCCGCCGACGAAGACGGGCTGATCGTCATTGTTTAACGGCGGCGGAGGGGGAGTTGTGGAGGGATTGGGGAGTGGGGGTTTGGAATTGACGGCAGCGGCGGAGGAGGTGGAATCGAGGCTTCCGTCGACGGCTTTAGCGAGGGTGAGGTTGAGAGACTTGGAGGGTTGGTTGGGTGTGGGGACGAGCCTGGACTTTCGGGTGGAGAAGATAGGCGGGTTCGGGTTGGTGAATTTGAGAGGGGGCTTGCGGGAGCAGGTGGCCGATAGGGCTCCGGTGGGAGCTTGGCTCAGAATTAGCATTCTTGCGCTTTCGCGGTTTCGCCTCAATCTCCCACCAGATAATGATTTTTTATGGAGGGGTATAACTGTCTTATTGGTAACGAATCCGAACGTATTTGTAACGTTTGCGCTCCGGATCCGGTCATATCCGGCGCGTTTCCGAACGTATCCGCGTGTCCAGTGTTATCACGCACTGTAAGACTTGTTGGATATGCGTCGGATGTTCCCGGACATGGGTCGGAAGAGTTCGGCTACACTCCAACAAAGACAATTTTAGCCCTATGAGTTTTCTCATTTTACAGCTTGGCTATGTGAAACTTTCGAGGACCACTTGTTTTTAGGCGTATCAGAACACATGCACTGCACGTGCGGCCTAATTTAGACGAGAAAAATCTCTAATTTTCCTGGTTCATGTTAAATATAGTAGCCCATAACCATAATCTTCATGACAATC from Argentina anserina chromosome 2, drPotAnse1.1, whole genome shotgun sequence carries:
- the LOC126784467 gene encoding uncharacterized protein LOC126784467 codes for the protein MLILSQAPTGALSATCSRKPPLKFTNPNPPIFSTRKSRLVPTPNQPSKSLNLTLAKAVDGSLDSTSSAAAVNSKPPLPNPSTTPPPPPLNNDDQPVFVGGESMPLEGVIQFDKPSSSARIRKWGKVGLLAGGDVLALLTFAAIGRFSHGFPVFDFETLRTADPFIAGWFLSAYFLGGFGEDGRGENGLSKAVAASAKSWALGIPLGIVIRASTAGRIPSISFVLVSMGSTAVLLLGWRTLLYKLLPDDKSKKSDVYRRGSPFELFELLTSLVRRW